Proteins encoded in a region of the Salminus brasiliensis chromosome 2, fSalBra1.hap2, whole genome shotgun sequence genome:
- the wif1 gene encoding wnt inhibitory factor 1, with protein MALRTPALQSYLKTYLFLLLGGLSVEAAPEQGSLYMWIDANQARILIGFEEDILIVSEGQMAPFTHDFKKAQQRMPAIPVHIHHVNFTWQVTDDQAEYFYEFQSLRSFDKDIMDDPIVNVPLLGSVPHKASVVQVGFPCRGDQDGVAAFEVTILVMDGGGNIVLRTPHNAIFFKTCQRAKCPGGCRNGGYCNERQVCECQDGFYGTHCEKALCSPRCLNGGLCMSPGVCICPPGYFGAGCEKANCSTTCLNGGTCFHPGKCICLAGFEGSRCEISKCRQPCRNGGKCMGKNKCKCSKGYHGDLCSKAVCEPSCGAHGTCVEPNRCHCRDGWHGRHCNKRYRGGFPFIHRPTISRPKTQTTSAKETKEASDINRPSETNYVV; from the exons ATGGCTCTGAGGACGCCTGCTCTCCAGTCCTATCTTAAAACTTACCTCTTTCTACTTTTGGGAGGTTTGTCAGTCGAAGCTGCCCCCGAGCAAGGGAGCCTGTACATGTGGATTGATGCCAACCAGGCCAGGATATTGATAG GTTTCGAGGAGGATATCTTGATTGTGTCAGAAGGCCAAATGGCCCCGTTTACGCACGACTttaagaaagcccagcagcgcaTGCCCGCCATACCTGTCCACATCCACCACGTGAACTTCACCTGGCAGGTCACTGACGATCAG GCCGAGTACTTCTACGAGTTCCAGTCTCTGCGCTCATTCGACAAGGACATCATGGATGACCCCATCGTCAACGTCCCACTTCTGGGTTCAGTGCCACACAAAGCTTCAG TGGTTCAGGTAGGCTTCCCCTGCAGAGGCGACCAGGACGGGGTTGCAGCATTCGAAGTCACTATCCTGGTGATGGACGGGGGTGGAAACATCGTTCTGAGGACCCCACACAACGCCATCTTCTTTAAGACCTGCCAAAGAG CAAAGTGTCCTGGTGGCTGCAGGAATGGAGGATACTGCAATGAGAGACAAGTCTGCGAGTGTCAGGACGGCTTCTATGGCACACACTGTGAAAAAG CCCTGTGTTCACCAAGATGCCTGAACGGTGGTCTGTGTATGAGTCCGGGAGTTTGTATTTGTCCTCCTGGCTACTTTGGAGCTGGCTGTGAGAAAG CTAACTGCAGCACTACATGTTTGAATGGAGGAACCTGTTTCCATCCTGGTAAATGTATTTGCCTCGCCGGCTTTGAGGGCAGCCGCTGTGAAATAA GTAAATGCCGCCAGCCATGCAGAAATGGAGGCAAATGCATGGGGAAGAACAAATGCAAGTGCAGTAAGGGTTACCATGGAGATCTGTGCTCCAAAG ctgTCTGCGAGCCTAGCTGTGGAGCACACGGGACCTGCGTAGAGCCCAACAGGTGCCACTGCCGGGACGGCTGGCACGGACGCCACTGTAATAAGA GGTACCGTGGTGGATTCCCTTTTATCCACCGCCCCACCATCTCCAGACCCAAGACCCAAACCACATCAGCGAAGGAAACCAAGGAGGCCTCGGATATTAACCGGCCCTCTGAGACCAACTACGTCGTTTAA
- the lemd3 gene encoding inner nuclear membrane protein Man1: MAAAQLTDEELFSELKRLGFTPGPVTENTRPVYLKKLKKLREEQQQRSRGTKGRGGGGSSSVSSSSSINNNSGGGGGGGNGHPAAGAAAVRARPTGGRQLLNAKRPDRPGKFVLGFSSDESDAEFPQHKAGLNHSGSKRERSSGPGLQPLRPPQESGAGVAHRKSPLGVLEGRKSGIGASSSSTWWADRGKSSLGLESRSNLTGDKDYSGQGKENSLEEEKEEEEEEETERSSSSSRALNGSRAPYALSSSTSSSTTKLAGDYSDTDEEEEEEEEELEERERERQRERRLLSRRSISKVTPSPAKRGREPVVVEEEDGRSGRSGRSGRSSTERDGFGLNRIYTKPARFSSGIMGENGGDMDSCSPRNHVDGGEGATSTTNTTNTTSSRSSSFSFGLRPRLTSSYNSLSTTYRPNHSNHTGSNHSYGQASTKRKQPAPEDELLEQFRREEVSGTGGFSAHYLSMFLLTAACLFFVLLGLMYLRMRGTSSTDGVIIKSHPFGVEFDSTYSNIERDLILSLLLHLHNHLADIAGDHDCRDLNLPLNRSLSFSEAAEYLKLRNKDYEDWIHISLEWIIKSGEIAGIRLIAADPGQAVEDVSDISRLESTHPRLSFVCRFRRAFFTVIYRVLLALAGIGVVWGLMYYMKYRWRREEEETRQMYDMVERIIDVLRSHNEACQENKDLQPYLPIPHVRDSLVQPQDRKKMKKVWNRAVAFLSANESRIRTETQRIGGADFLVWRWLQPSTSCDKMCSMPSKVWQGKAFPLDRRNSPPNSLTPCLKIRNMFDPVMEVGENWHLAIHEAILEKCCDNDGIVHIAVDKNSREGCVYVKCLSAEHAGKAFKALHGSWFDGKLVTVKYLRLDRYHQRFPQALGCNTPLKASSSSMNTMARLHQRSSTSSSLGFS; this comes from the exons ATGGCGGCGGCGCAGCTAACGGACGAGGAGCTTTTCTCCGAGTTAAAACGCCTGGGCTTCACCCCGGGCCCGGTCACCGAGAACACGCGGCCTGTCTACttgaaaaagctgaaaaaactacgcgaggagcagcagcagcggtcCAGGGGCACTAAGGGACGCGGCGGCGGCGGTAGTAGCAGcgttagcagcagcagcagcatcaacaacaacagcggcggcggcggcggcggcggtaACGGCCACCCAGCGGCGGGAGCTGCCGCCGTCCGCGCCAGGCCGACCGGAGGCCGCCAGCTTCTGAACGCGAAGCGCCCAGACCGGCCTGGAAAGTTCGTTCTGGGCTTCAGTTCGGACGAGTCGGACGCGGAGTTTCCGCAGCACAAAGCAGGCCTGAACCACAGCGGCTCTAAAAGAGAGCGGAGCTCCGGGCCAGGGCTGCAGCCGCTGAGGCCTCCACAGGAAAGTGGCGCCGGAGTCGCCCACAGAAAGTCGCCTCTCGGGGTTCTGGAGGGTCGGAAAAGCGGCATCGGGGCGTCGTCGTCGTCTACGTGGTGGGCGGACCGGGGTAAGTCGAGCTTAGGGTTAGAGTCCCGCTCTAACCTGACGGGGGATAAGGATTACAGCGGGCAGGGGAAGGAGAACAgcctggaggaggagaaggaggaggaggaggaggaggagaccgagaggagcagcagcagcagccgggCTCTAAACGGGAGCAGGGCGCCGTACGCgctcagcagcagcaccagcagcagcaccaccaagCTGGCGGGGGATTACTCAGACACGgacgaagaagaagaggaggaggaggaggagttggaGGAGCGTGAACGTGAACGCCAACGCGAACGTCGTCTGCTTTCCAGGCGAAGCATATCGAAAGTCACCCCGTCTCCGGCCAAGAGAGGCAGAGAgccggtggtggtggaggaggaggacgggAGATCCGGGAGATCCGGGAGATCCGGGAGAAGCAGCACCGAGCGCGATGGGTTTGGTCTGAACCGCATTTACACGAAGCCCGCTCGCTTCAGCTCAGGCATCATGGGTGAGAATGGCGGAGACATGGACAGCTGCAGCCCCAGGAACCACGTCGACGGCGGGGAGGGCGCAAcctccaccaccaacaccaccaacaccaccagcaGCCGCAGCAGCTCGTTTAGCTTCGGCCTCAGACCTCGACTCACCTCCTCCTACAACAGCCTGTCCACGACCTACCGACCCAACCACTCGAACCACACCGGTTCGAACCACAGCTACGGCCAGGCCTCCACCAAACGCAAGCAGCCAGCCCCCGAGGATGAGCTCCTGGAGCAGTTCCGGAGGGAAGAGGTGTCTGGCACCGGTGGCTTCAGCGCACACTACCTGTCCATGTTCCTCCTGACCGCTGCCTGCCTCTTCTTCGTGCTGCTCGGCCTCATGTACCTGAGAATGAGGGGTACCAGCTCCACAGACGGGGTCATCA TCAAGAGCCACCCATTTGGTGTGGAGTTCGACAGCACATAT TCCAACATTGAGAGAGACCTCATTCTCAGCCTTTTACTCCACCTGCACAATCATCTGGCTGATATTGCAG GGGATCATGACTGCAGAGATCTAAACCTGCCATTAAACAGAAGTCTCTCCTTCTCTGAGGCTGCTGAGTATCTGAAG CTCCGAAACAAAGACTATGAAGACTGGATACACATTTCTCTGGAGTGGATTATAAAATCTGGAGAAATTGCTGGTATAAG GTTGATTGCAGCTGACCCTGGGCAGGCAGTGGAGGATGTGTCTGATATCTCCCGTCTGGAGTCCACCCACCCACGCTTGTCCTTTGTCTGCCGCTTCCGACGAGCCTTCTTCACAGTGATCTACAGAGTGCTCCTCGCCCTCGCTG GCATTGGTGTTGTTTGGGGCTTGATGTATTACATGAAGTACCgctggaggagagaggaggaagagaccAGGCAGATGTATGATATGGTGGAGCGAATCATAG ATGTACTGAGGAGCCATAATGAAGCATGCCAGGAGAATAAGGACCTGCAGCCATACCTGCCCATCCCTCATGTGCGGGACTCCCTTGTGCAGCCTCAGGACAG gaagaagatgaagaaagtGTGGAACAGAGCTGTTGCCTTCCTTTCTGCCAATGAGTCCCGCATCCGGACAGAAACGCAAAGAATTGGGGGAGCCGACTTCCTAGTATGGAGGTGGCTCCAGCCCTCCACGTCCTGTGACAAGATGTGCAGTATGCCCTCCAAAGTATGGCAGGGTAAAG cattcCCACTGGATCGGAGGAATTCCCCACCAAACAGCTTGACGCCGTGTCTAAAGATTCGCAACATGTTTGACCCCGTAAT GGAAGTGGGGGAAAACTGGCATCTTGCCATTCATGAAGCCATTCTGGAGAAATGCTGCGACAATGATGGAATTGTCCACATCGCTGTTGACAAGAACTCGAGAGAG GGCTGCGTTTATGTGAAGTGCCTTTCAGCAGAGCATGCTGGGAAAGCTTTCAAAGCGCTTCATGGctcctggtttgatg GGAAACTTGTGACTGTGAAGTACCTGCGTCTGGACCGTTACCACCAACGTTTCCCACAGGCCCTGGGGTGCAACACACCCCTGAAGGCCTCCAGCTCCAGCATGAACACCATGGCCCGTCTGCACCAGCGCTCCAGCACATCCAGCTCCCTGGGCTTCTCTTGA